From Chlamydiifrater volucris, one genomic window encodes:
- the sctQ gene encoding type III secretion system cytoplasmic ring protein SctQ produces MTSMMEPGVSWLKHREEFLDSLGGKEISLSPPIFPLEECCRLLKEKFGKTTCSLSFELRGKMKPKQALSEFGMHCLVQPMVMQPVNPGKFFLVSSEEDLKEWIISVFSDSTLASYFYEKDKLLGFHYYFVAEMSHLLQTLQWIPSMSIKVAGDAEFSASAVTEDCQVIDISCVLDGKVFRFRLLFPQETIGGCETFFSGLNAAFDPEKIDKTLPLTMAIEVGHSNLTKEEWQAIVPGSFVMLDGCMFDPETGECGALVSIQKKKFFGGRFVDATSTEFKITGYSAITPEEEANHMEDQPENASAPAPENASEGKDALSKLPINLVVEVARYSLTVEEFMKLTPGSTLNLGVSPNQGVDLVVQGAKVGRGEIIALGDVLGVRVLDI; encoded by the coding sequence ATGACAAGTATGATGGAACCTGGAGTCAGCTGGCTAAAGCATCGAGAAGAGTTCCTCGACAGTTTGGGGGGGAAGGAAATCTCCTTATCGCCGCCAATTTTTCCTTTGGAGGAATGTTGTCGGTTACTAAAGGAAAAGTTTGGTAAAACCACCTGTTCTCTTTCTTTTGAACTTCGAGGGAAGATGAAGCCCAAACAGGCTTTATCAGAATTTGGGATGCATTGCTTAGTGCAACCTATGGTAATGCAACCGGTAAATCCCGGAAAATTTTTCTTGGTATCGTCGGAAGAGGATCTGAAGGAATGGATAATTTCCGTTTTCTCTGATAGTACGCTAGCTTCTTATTTTTATGAGAAGGATAAATTGCTAGGATTTCATTATTACTTTGTGGCAGAGATGAGTCATCTATTGCAAACCTTGCAGTGGATTCCTTCAATGTCGATAAAAGTTGCTGGAGACGCAGAGTTTTCAGCATCGGCAGTTACAGAAGATTGTCAAGTCATAGATATTTCTTGTGTCTTGGATGGTAAGGTTTTTCGCTTCAGACTATTGTTTCCTCAGGAAACAATAGGAGGATGCGAGACCTTCTTTTCCGGATTAAACGCTGCTTTTGATCCAGAAAAGATAGATAAAACTTTGCCATTAACAATGGCTATCGAGGTTGGACATAGTAACTTAACCAAAGAAGAGTGGCAGGCGATTGTTCCTGGGTCATTTGTTATGCTGGACGGGTGTATGTTTGATCCAGAAACGGGAGAGTGTGGAGCATTAGTGTCCATTCAAAAGAAGAAATTCTTTGGTGGGCGATTTGTAGATGCTACTTCAACAGAATTTAAAATTACTGGGTATTCCGCTATTACCCCAGAGGAGGAGGCCAATCACATGGAAGATCAACCAGAAAATGCTTCAGCGCCAGCACCAGAAAATGCTAGCGAGGGTAAAGATGCTCTTTCGAAGCTCCCTATTAATCTGGTGGTAGAGGTGGCTAGGTACTCATTAACTGTTGAAGAGTTTATGAAATTAACGCCTGGAAGCACCCTAAATTTGGGAGTTAGTCCAAATCAAGGGGTGGACTTAGTGGTTCAAGGAGCAAAAGTTGGAAGGGGGGAGATTATTGCATTAGGGGATGTTCTTGGAGTCAGAGTTTTAGATATTTAA
- a CDS encoding type III secretion T3S chaperone, which yields MPKYPLETVLTIKRDRVERAEKVVKEKRRLLEIEKEKLREKESGRDKVKNHYMQKIQQLREKLDEGTTSEEVLKIKSYIKVVAVQLAEEEEKVKKQKELVLVAAKELEKAEVDLTKRRKEEEKTRLHKESWMKEALQEEARAEEKEQDEMGQLLFQLRRRKH from the coding sequence ATGCCTAAGTATCCTCTGGAAACTGTACTGACTATTAAGCGTGATCGGGTAGAACGTGCTGAGAAAGTGGTCAAGGAAAAACGTCGTTTACTGGAGATAGAAAAAGAAAAACTCAGAGAAAAAGAGTCCGGGCGAGATAAAGTAAAAAACCACTATATGCAGAAAATCCAGCAGCTTAGAGAGAAGCTGGATGAGGGGACAACTAGTGAAGAAGTGCTAAAAATAAAGTCATATATCAAAGTAGTGGCAGTTCAATTGGCTGAGGAGGAAGAAAAAGTTAAAAAACAAAAAGAGCTTGTGCTAGTAGCTGCCAAAGAACTGGAAAAAGCAGAAGTAGATTTGACGAAAAGACGAAAAGAGGAAGAAAAAACTCGTCTACACAAAGAAAGTTGGATGAAAGAAGCTTTACAAGAAGAAGCGCGAGCAGAAGAAAAAGAACAAGACGAAATGGGGCAGCTGCTCTTCCAGTTGCGTCGAAGGAAACACTAA
- a CDS encoding DUF5421 family protein has translation MELNKTSGDTSLYSCNKDSRITKNNKPEPVDNRDVKTFSLNRETRSNSRQQGKVARGERRGQEDKKLEEGPASIATKEEKKESKEGLLYDGGAAGLAMMDVIAPQSVETSLEAASVVVSAPSLDWVESCIVKAVDSMFIGDIQGGQLVEVILSESQEVPEAFVGANLTMTKEGEGISVAFSNFTDQAQAAKAMELVLGNPENLQVLVQNLGNRQLVLREMVVAGQVVQLPTREEIQSPLHMIAASIQHRDSEKDREGQNDKNRRDQQKEEQVIQEVQL, from the coding sequence ATGGAACTAAATAAAACTTCAGGAGACACATCTCTTTATAGCTGCAATAAGGATTCCCGTATTACGAAAAACAACAAGCCCGAACCTGTAGATAATCGAGATGTTAAAACTTTCTCTTTAAATCGGGAAACTCGATCCAATTCTCGTCAGCAAGGGAAAGTTGCAAGAGGAGAACGACGGGGGCAGGAAGATAAAAAATTAGAAGAGGGGCCAGCCTCTATAGCGACTAAGGAAGAAAAAAAGGAAAGCAAAGAAGGTCTTCTTTATGACGGGGGAGCAGCAGGGTTGGCAATGATGGATGTTATCGCTCCCCAAAGCGTAGAAACTTCTTTAGAAGCTGCTTCTGTGGTAGTGTCTGCTCCTTCCTTAGATTGGGTGGAGAGCTGCATAGTGAAAGCTGTAGATTCCATGTTCATTGGAGATATCCAAGGCGGACAGCTCGTAGAAGTTATTCTTTCCGAGAGTCAGGAAGTGCCTGAGGCTTTTGTGGGCGCGAATTTGACCATGACTAAGGAAGGCGAAGGTATCTCCGTTGCCTTTTCCAATTTTACCGATCAAGCTCAAGCAGCGAAGGCTATGGAGCTGGTGTTGGGGAACCCTGAAAATTTGCAGGTTTTAGTCCAAAACTTAGGAAACCGTCAATTAGTTCTGAGAGAGATGGTGGTTGCAGGTCAAGTTGTTCAACTGCCTACTCGGGAAGAAATCCAAAGTCCTTTACATATGATAGCGGCTTCTATACAACATCGTGACTCTGAAAAGGACAGAGAGGGTCAAAATGATAAAAATCGTCGAGACCAGCAAAAAGAAGAGCAAGTAATACAAGAAGTTCAATTGTAG
- the sctN gene encoding type III secretion system ATPase SctN, giving the protein MEGLTTEFDTLLSGLKDVHLTSMVGRIVEVVGMLIKAVVPNIRVGEVCLVKRANMEPLVTEVVGFTSDFAFLSPLGELTGVSPSSEVIPTGMPLHIRAGQGLLGRVINGLGEPIDVDTKGPLVDADEVYPIFRAPPDPLKRKRLDTIISTGVRCIDGMLTIARGQRVGIFAGAGVGKSSLLGMIARNAEEADVNVITLIGERGREAREFIEKDLGEEGMKRSVIVISTSDQSSQLRLNAAYVGTAIAEYFRDQGKTVILMMDSVTRFARALREVGLAAGEPPARAGYTPSVFSTLPKLLERAGASDKGSITALYTVLVAGDDMNEPVADEVKSILDGHIVLSNALAQSYHYPAIDVLASISRLLTAIVPEEQRRIIGKAREVLAKYKANEMLIRIGEYKRGSDREVDFAIDHIDKLNRFLKQDMHEKTNYEEAAQQLRAIFR; this is encoded by the coding sequence ATGGAAGGTCTTACGACAGAATTTGATACTCTCCTTTCAGGCTTAAAGGATGTTCATCTCACGTCTATGGTTGGACGAATTGTAGAAGTGGTGGGGATGTTAATCAAAGCTGTTGTGCCAAACATTCGCGTAGGCGAGGTTTGTTTGGTTAAAAGAGCTAATATGGAGCCTCTAGTTACTGAAGTAGTAGGATTTACCTCAGACTTTGCTTTTCTATCACCGTTAGGAGAATTGACGGGTGTAAGCCCTTCATCAGAAGTTATTCCCACAGGAATGCCCCTACATATTCGTGCTGGCCAAGGATTGCTGGGGCGAGTGATTAATGGGCTCGGAGAGCCTATCGATGTGGATACTAAAGGGCCTCTTGTGGACGCCGACGAAGTGTATCCTATTTTTCGAGCTCCTCCTGACCCACTAAAAAGGAAGCGATTGGACACCATCATATCCACGGGTGTTCGCTGCATTGATGGTATGTTAACTATTGCCAGAGGCCAAAGGGTAGGGATATTTGCCGGTGCTGGAGTTGGTAAGTCTTCTCTGTTAGGAATGATTGCCAGAAATGCAGAAGAGGCTGATGTTAACGTCATTACTTTAATTGGAGAACGGGGACGAGAGGCCAGAGAATTCATAGAAAAGGATCTTGGTGAAGAGGGAATGAAACGTTCAGTAATAGTCATCTCTACTTCTGACCAGTCTTCTCAGCTCCGGTTAAATGCTGCTTACGTAGGCACAGCGATTGCAGAGTATTTCAGAGATCAAGGTAAGACTGTTATTTTGATGATGGATTCTGTCACTAGGTTTGCTCGAGCTTTGAGGGAGGTGGGATTAGCAGCGGGAGAACCTCCAGCTCGAGCAGGGTACACTCCATCTGTATTTTCTACCTTACCCAAACTATTGGAGCGGGCAGGGGCATCGGATAAAGGATCTATTACTGCTCTATATACGGTCTTGGTTGCGGGAGATGATATGAACGAGCCTGTGGCTGATGAAGTGAAGTCTATTCTTGATGGTCATATTGTGCTTTCAAACGCTCTTGCTCAGTCTTACCATTACCCAGCAATAGATGTCTTGGCATCTATTAGCCGTTTATTAACGGCCATTGTTCCTGAGGAACAGCGTAGGATTATAGGGAAAGCCAGGGAAGTATTGGCTAAGTATAAGGCTAACGAGATGTTGATTCGCATCGGTGAGTATAAGCGTGGGTCTGATAGGGAAGTAGATTTTGCCATTGACCATATTGATAAACTAAATCGTTTCTTAAAGCAGGATATGCACGAAAAAACAAATTATGAGGAAGCAGCTCAACAATTAAGAGCCATATTCCGTTAG